AACTCAACTATTGATTTACCATGTACTTTAAATACATCGTTCATTCCATCACCGTTAGGTGTAAATGAATTTGGCACCTCTAAAGAAGGATATGCATCAACACAAAGTGGGTTATACTCTGTTGTATCTTTACATCCCCATTTGCTTTCTGCAACTAATACTATCTGGAAACAACCCTCGTCTTCGAAAATATAATTTGGAGCTTCCTGAGTAGTTGAATAAACAAGGTCACCTGTTTCATCATAAATTCTCCAC
This sequence is a window from Bacteroidia bacterium. Protein-coding genes within it:
- a CDS encoding gliding motility-associated C-terminal domain-containing protein; translation: WRIYDETGDLVYSTTQEAPNYIFEDEGCFQIVLVAESKWGCKDTTEYNPLCVDAYPSLEVPNSFTPNGDGMNDVFKVHGKSIVEFHAVIMNRWGKKLYEWNNADGGWDGKIGGGEATPGVYYYVITAKGKKEVDYEFKGFFYLLKEK